In Leishmania donovani BPK282A1 complete genome, chromosome 28, the genomic stretch GTTTTCCCTTGTAGCGGTGGGTGTTGGGTGGGGGAGAAGAAGGATTGTGTGGTTTGCAGCCCACTCAGACAAGCCGGTGGCAAGGAGACAACGCTGGCACAAGGGAAACAATGCACTTCgcttccctccttttcccCTCAAGAGTTCCGTCAAGCGTGAGGCAACGCGATGCAGGGAAACAAGTGGAGAAGACCCGGCGAGGCGGGGCCAGAAAAATCGGATGTCGATAGAGAGGGCAGCATGGGAAAAGAGCGAGGACGCGAGGGAGGCGTGCACGAGGCCGCAACAAGCCCACAAATAAAAGTGCCCCACACGTCACTCCCTCACAGGGTTGGATTCTCCAACTCACTCACCACGCGCCACGCCCCATGATTGCTCGTCTCCTTCCACATCGCCACCGTGCCATCAGCGTAGGACACCAAGAGGAACGTACCTACCAAAGACCACGAGAGTTTCGTCACATTCTCGCCTGGAGTGCCGTGGGGCGGGGGCAGAAGGCGGCACTGCCATGGGTTCGAGGCGGGTCCATCCTGCACCCAGACTGCTACCAGTCCGTCCTCTGAACCGGCCGCGATGTACGTAAACGGCAGACCCAGATTCGGAGCCCAGCACACCTCCCGCCACGCTGGGGCGCTCGtcgcctcggccgcctccagctctaTGGACGTCCACACAGAccccagcggcgcgccgctgccttcttcgccggGCAGAGGCGCAAACGAGTGCGTCCAGAGCTTCACGAACCGGCCACCACCGCATGTGATCATACGGGGTGGTGCGAGCGGTATCGGCGGCGCATTGCCCGGAACATTGCCAACGTCCTTCTCCAGAGGCGCCATGAGCAGTGCTCCCGGCGGAAAAAACGGAGCGAACGAGAGGCCGCAGCAACCGTGCGGATGGCTCTCGAAGGAGTGGATGTCCCACGTGCCGTCTGGGCCGCCGGTGAAGACGACCACCGCCCCATCCGCGCAGCCGACGGCAAACAGCTTCCCGTACTCGTGCGGGGCCCATGCAACACACCAGCCCGGTGCGGCCAAGGTGTAGACGTAGATTTTGCGATACTGTGCGTCGTTGCCCACGTCACACCAGAGAGCCACCTCATTGGCCAACTCAGTGCACGTAACGAGGGCGGCCGTGTATAAGGCGGGAGGGGCCCATGCCACGcacgtcaccgtcgccgcttGTTCCTCGCTGCTACACTGGAGCACCGCGACGGGGCTCCACGTCGTGGGCTGTGGCCCACCCTTGTACTGCGACGCTTCCTTGGAGGAGGAAGTGACAGACTCATAAACGTGCACTGTGCCATCACtactcgccgtcgccagaTGCCGTCCATTCGCATCCGCTGCAATGTCGGTCACGGCCGCAGTGTGGCCTGTGTCCAGTAGTGTGTCACTCATGAGCCCTCCTCCACAGAGTGAGTATGATCTGTCAGCCAAGGCGGGGAAAAGGTTCAACAGGCAACAAGTGCGCGCGCATCCGCACACACGGCAGTCTACT encodes the following:
- a CDS encoding protein transport protein Sec13, putative, whose amino-acid sequence is MSDTLLDTGHTAAVTDIAADANGRHLATASSDGTVHVYESVTSSSKEASQYKGGPQPTTWSPVAVLQCSSEEQAATVTCVAWAPPALYTAALVTCTELANEVALWCDVGNDAQYRKIYVYTLAAPGWCVAWAPHEYGKLFAVGCADGAVVVFTGGPDGTWDIHSFESHPHGCCGLSFAPFFPPGALLMAPLEKDVGNVPGNAPPIPLAPPRMITCGGGRFVKLWTHSFAPLPGEEGSGAPLGSVWTSIELEAAEATSAPAWREVCWAPNLGLPFTYIAAGSEDGLVAVWVQDGPASNPWQCRLLPPPHGTPGENVTKLSWSLVGTFLLVSYADGTVAMWKETSNHGAWRVVSELENPTL